A window of the Euwallacea similis isolate ESF13 chromosome 20, ESF131.1, whole genome shotgun sequence genome harbors these coding sequences:
- the LOC136415523 gene encoding protein dopey-1 homolog isoform X1 translates to MTTITMEEYDLMKDSKYRMYVAAVDKALKNFDYTSEWADLISALGKLNKVLLSYTKFPVIPRRIKISKRLAQCMHPALPSGVHLKALETYDIIFRCMGTNRLACELFIYSSGLFPLMSHAAMNIRPTLLTIYENHFVPLGDRLRPALSGFLSGILPGLDTGTDHFDRTNKLLEDVCDGVGPPYFYTCIWQCVANNSPVRLPAVTYVFAHYSRKYPMEDQLYLMGHDIGLMVSGLCAAVQDSSVLVQRSALDLLMVCFPMQNKQLLYADMVRLVTAALTTILRRDMSLNRRLYSWLLEYEMKNIPLVQIDGEQPEEIPPTPAHSIAYDLLNDGIKDILKNSSTSVPIEVKSYRLLTSLFEKPQIGPVILDGILYDVFRTLYLSCLNLQKHKNLTVRCVSFNGDLSSLKSSENNLSKQFVSKNCQELVKNANLLFNTLQSYYIWSYIEKLYDEAVSNIKKFKYRDRCQVNEIGSGPPYILELCILTDFLLDIIPIESYAENTSNILPSLFNKIISALNANIAELNQYEILKSLELCTKILTKIQPITMTQIQRQIEEEAAAELLEKQQKSDEIKVGEGEEQRTIEKSKSDSKISENLNGFVDKHELTVDDLARERSYSNQFLKKKDKTSPKIDKKSKNKKSKSSSKLYDLRNEEADIGTGSATDGTPESSSKESTPPSLPLTKYENKHFLGCLEEYKKFYVTFVKCKILPNTDIKAFFKNLVFDKQQRTKDLMTLLDRRLSNENNQFNPIDYNSTFKLRCLSSMHQVCSRANSTYENAMGVASNILLEFCAFPNLLASTTDKKIPLWLEALIASSCSNEASRETQLTAMNTMLEIFSLSKNQNYLKTYESEKSVIINGILEHRHVRYVEENTLVIEEMAKILWTFLGTVRNQNQLMLCITLLYQIHNTFDSKLFVEQVIGQYLCDQHVTSNYIKQFCMLWHLGRDLNIKLPPQDHHTRSFDRSLLKILDMLQNKEKPALQLLAESFLTHSLLHNDIPRILNPILIKLLASNTARVSIRHVNIQDSDTHHESSDQDNQKLEESQAKKIYAVSNVNGNVMYHMTDSPQPKSPKKRWFAFSKSGKKYASAINMTASLLEDSVGVVTKKNKDFKAYNVSPNLDKHSKNNVKLIVNPLSNKEIYPVGLDGSYARRSSHSSLDSLSSNDNTISIDDSIERKLYDKCDSMPGDRDSGYDSLKQQQRKSEIITALVDNGKKALLESMEPISNGIKNLKLPKSRSFDEKSNIQPEESSLVQSWSYCISDSSNLHGELELSKSAEEFFKGKDEEYAIVTGILNKIIDEVCRKVDGESEIPLHISGRPTELDLRSKINTSNSKNFDLYPIHSHMCLYYELFDSNQVIYALHTLKNCILVNPQLFIKCSATSGIKNLKSNDILYLLARHRKSLVGQGFVGDLSQEHVNFYRGYMFLDVILLICLNYARTFFPCFEDSTPMFDELEINTRIQLESLEILHTIVRNLITMIEENSNKGFASYIADLLVKCKIQKTLLHCVLTSVRNFDHDMTFAEDVLLFNNFQPCNSENRMGEHVEAFQIQLLRLIQSLIVLEHSIFPAPKSALAQVNADAPSGEHLNYKPTVLIPKQQIFLSAILSALRNENMRNMHEKWLNMVCCCLPYFGDNLKQISMSVIHQVCNNIEKIASSYKASKLDDFELGADYTVVQLESLTILCHYCLLDATQTINQNVPPSAITPTGTNPGEILNNLMNVFFSPLGTDINFSTKQNSDHYQLARKTILSHMPRIISSVAKLWQTVVGLEVECDSVYGSSKIVKQQLLEFLSPIAVHHGASFLAAMAVAWYERRNHFSSIKAVLPEPTAGQSNLVYLISAIRVIPLDNLVQTVTAVIKNPPPCEGVGPDVCLDMAILELFYCYMRNASATQLSEAWTSLLSLIREVNALSSPAQFLLAAILHEMMIKCCPLEERKDQKDLQDVTAKLIDCVSQVCGSCLEQTTWLRRNFAVREQEEDSTPETSLTTGAPSDLVYSSSHSVQAQLVLAEILAPILDICFGSSEKDKVNNILASLMCNIVPYLKTHTLKNMPSFNACSKLLSSLSSYQYTRKAWKKDVFDLLLDNSLFQMDYSCLKFWKVIVDNLMTHDNTTFRDLMSRVSMTQSGTLGIFSSREQEYEQKAQLLKRLAYVIFCSEIDQYAKYMPEIQEQLTSSLRLNVPGIQAQVFMCFRVLLVRMSPLHVTSLWPIIISEMLQVFLQIEQELSTDTEEFRMNNSSHIKLLSSLDASWATNSSNGLHALGHPHWLRLQLAAAKLLDLALLLPATTLPQFQMYRWAFVGDDLNSKFPSTDHIGFTPHVVRIASQMDEKFADAQIDVLPMKRNELLLTMNGISKLRDLHSFFKTLSSCSDRHRSECTKSMTSDNLFTDRQSDKQLDMILEKIDKVVEGDFLDRIPR, encoded by the exons ATGACCACAATAACGATGGAAGAGTACGACCTAATGAAAGACTCGAAGTACCGCATGTATGTGGCTGCAGTGGATAAGGCCCTAAAGAACTTCGATTATACATCTGAATGGGCTGACCTTATTTCGGCCTTAGGAAAACTCAACAAG GTTTTACTAAGTTACACCAAGTTCCCAGTGATTCCACGAAGGATAAAAATTAGCAAACGACTGGCCCAGTGTATGCACCCAGCGTTGCCTTCAGGGGTCCACCTTAAAGCTCTAGAGACCTATGATATTATATTTCGCTGCATGGGGACCAATAGACTGGCCTgcgaattgtttatttacagCTCTG GTCTATTTCCGCTAATGAGCCATGCAGCCATGAATATTCGTCCAACCCTCCTCACGATCTACGAGAACCATTTCGTCCCACTGGGAGATCGCTTGAGGCCAGCTTTGAGCGGATTTCTCAGCGGTATTTTACCAGGTCTTGACACCGGAACAGACCACTTCGACcg GACCAACAAGCTGCTTGAAGACGTTTGTGACGGTGTGGGACCTCCATATTTCTATACTTGCATATGGCAATGCGTGGCCAATAACAGCCCAGTGCGATTGCCCGCAGTCACTTATGTTTTCGCCCATTATAGTCGGAAATATCCCATGGAAGATCAGTTGTATTTGATGGGGCATGACATAGGATTAATG GTATCGGGGCTTTGCGCCGCAGTACAGGACTCCAGTGTTTTAGTACAACGCTCAGCGCTCGATCTCTTGATGGTGTGCTTTCCCATGCAAAACAAACAGCTTTTGTATGCTGATATGGTGCGGCTGGTCACAGCGGCGTTGACTACCATCTTAAGGAGGGACATGTCTTTGAATCG ACGCCTCTATTCGTGGCTTCTTgaatatgaaatgaaaaacatcCCTCTAGTCCAAATAGACGGGGAACAACCTGAAGAAATCCCTCCTACGCCCGCCCACTCTATAGCTTACGATCTCTTAAATGACGGTATCAAAGATATCTTGAAAAATTCTAGCACCAGCGTCCCAATCGAAGTGAAATCCTACAGACTATTAACTTCTCTCTTTGAAAAGCCTCAAATCGGGCCCGTAATCCTAGACGGCATTTTATACGACGTGTTTCGTACGCTCTATCTTTCGTGTCTGAACCTGCAAAAGCACAAGAACTTAACAGTCAGATGCGTTTCATTTAACGGAGATTTGAGCAGCTTGAAATCCAGCGAAAATAACTTGAGCAAGCAGTTTGTCAGCAAGAATTGTCAGGAATTGGTCAAGAATGCAAATTTGCTATTCAACACTCTACAGAGCTATTACATTTGGAGCTACATAGAAAAACTCTATGACGAAGCAGTGAGCAACATCAAGAAATTTAAGTATCGGGACCGTTGTCAAGTGAACGAAATCGGCAGCGGGCCTCCGTACATCTTGGAATTGTGCATTTTGACCGATTTCCTGTTGGACATCATCCCCATAGAATCTTATGCAGAAAATACCTCTAACATCCTCCCCAGTTTGTTCAACAAAATAATCTCAGCCCTGAATGCCAACATTGCAGAGCTAAACCAATATGAAATACTCAAGAGCTTGGAATTGTGCACAAAGATTTTGACGAAAATTCAACCGATAACTATGACGCAGATTCAGAGGCAAATTGAAGAGGAAGCCGCTGCAGAACTGCTAGAGAAGCAGCAAAAGAGCGATGAAATTAAAGTGGGAGAGGGCGAGGAGCAGCGCACCATAGAAAAGAGTAAGTCTGACTCGAAGATTAGCGAAAATTTGAATGGTTTCGTGGACAAACATGAGCTAACTGTGGATGATTTAGCGAGAGAAAG GTCTTACAGCAACCAATTCCTcaagaaaaaagataaaacgAGTccaaaaatagataaaaagtCAAAGAATAAGAAATCCAAATCCAGTTCCAAATTGTACGATTTGAGAAATGAGGAAGCAGACATTGGCACTGGTTCTGCTACGGACGGAACCCCTGAAAGTTCTTCCAAGGAGAGCACCCCTCCATCGCTGCCATTGACCaaatacgaaaataaacaCTTCCTGGGCTGCCTGGAGGaatataagaagttttatgtCACTTTTGTTAAGTGCAAAATACTGCCAAATACCGACATTAAGGCTTTCTTCAAAAATCTAGTTTTCGACAAGCAGCAACGGACCAAAGACCTAATGACGCTGCTAGACAGGCGATTGTCCAACGAAAACAACCAGTTCAATCCAATAGACTACAACAGCACCTTCAAGCTTAGATGTTTAAGTAGCATGCACCAGGTGTGTTCGCGAGCCAATTCCACTTATGAAAACGCCATGGGAGTGGCCTCGAATATTCTTTTGGAGTTTTGCGCCTTTCCAAACCTCTTGGCTAGCACCACCGACAAGAAAATTCCTCTTTGGTTGGAGGCTTTAATAGCATCCTCGTGCTCCAATGAGGCTTCAAGGGAAACCCAGCTGACTGCCATGAACACCATGCTAGAAATCTTCAGCCTGTCAAAGAACCAGAATTACTTGAAGACCTACGAAAGTGAAAAGAGTGTAattattaatggaattttggaGCACCGGCACGTACGTTATGTGGAGGAAAATACATTGGTCATTGAAGAAATGGCGAAGATCCTCTGGACTTTCTTAGGAACTGTGCGCAACCAAAATCAACTGATGCTGTGCATTACGTTGCTGTATCAGATACATAACACATTTGATAGTAAACTATTCGTGGAGCAAGTAATAGGTCAATATTTGTGTGACCAGCATGTAACTTCGAATTACATAAAGCAGTTCTGCATGTTGTGGCACTTGGGCAGGGATCTTAACATCAAATTGCCACCCCAAGATCACCATACAAGGAGCTTCGATAG ATCTCTCTTGAAAATTCTGGACATGCtgcaaaacaaagaaaagCCTGCGCTGCAGTTGCTGGCAGAGTCCTTCCTCACTCACAGCCTTCTCCACAACGACATTCCTAGGATTTTAAAtccgattttaattaaattgttggCCAGTAACACTGCCAGGGTGTCGATCCGACACGTAAATATACAGGACAGTGACACGCACCATGAGTCCTCCGATCAGGACAATCAAAAATTAGAAGAATCTCAAGCTAAGAAAATTTATGCTGTCAGTAATGTCAACG GCAACGTAATGTATCATATGACCGACAGTCCTCAACCGAAATCGCCCAAAAAGCGCTGGTTTGCCTTTTCGAAGTCGGGCAAAAAGTACGCTTCCGCCATAAATATGACCGCCAGTTTACTGGAGGATAGTGTTGGTGTGGTGACTAAGAAGAATAAAGACTTTAAAGCCTACAATGTCTCACCCAACTTGGACAAACACTCTAAGAACAATGTCAAGCTTATCGTTAATCCTCTGAGTAACAAGGAGATTTATCCCGTAGGCCTAGATGGATCCTATGCTAGGAGAAGTTCACATAGTTCCTTGGACAGTTTGTCTAGCAATGACAATACTATTAGCATTGACGATTCAATCGAAAGGAAGCTGTATGACAAGTGCGATTCTATGCCAG GCGACCGAGACAGCGGATATGACTCCttaaaacaacaacaaagGAAATCCGAAATCATTACCGCCTTAGTGGATAACGGCAAGAAGGCCCTCCTGGAAAGCATGGAACCGATTTCCAACGGCATTAAGAACCTCAAACTGCCAAAATCTCGCAGTTTCGACGAAAAAAGTAACATACAGCCTGAGGAAAGTTCTCTAGTGCAAAGTTGGTCTTATTGCATTTCCGATTCTTCTAACTTGCACGGGGAACTGGAGTTAAGTAAAAGCGCTGAAGAGTTTTTTAAAGGCAAAGATGAGGAATATGCAATAGTTACCGGAATTTTGAATAAGATAATTGATGAGGTTTGCAGGAAAGTGGACGGAGAGAGTGAAATTCCTTTGCACATTTCTGGGAGACCCACTGAATTGGATTTGAGGAGCAAGATTAATACTTCAAACTCAAAGAATTTCGACTTATACCCTATTCATTCGCACATGTGCTTGTACTACGAGCTCTTCGACTCGAACCAAGTCATTTATGCCCTGCATACtctgaaaaattgtattttggTTAATCCTCAGCTCTTCATTAAGTGCTCCGCTACGAGTGGCATTAAAAACCTGAAAAGTAACGATATTTTGTACCTCTTGGCAAGGCACAGAAAGAGCCTTGTCGGACAGGGCTTCGTTGGAGATCTCAGCCAAGAGCACGTCAATTTCTACCGCGGTTACATGTTCCTAGATGTCATCTTGTTAATTTGCCTCAATTATGCCAGAACATTTTTTCCTTGCTTCGAAGATTCGACTCCGATGTTTGACGAATTGGAGATCAACACGCGAATACAGCTTGAATCGCTGGAAATATTACATACGATCGTGAGAAATTTGATAACGATGATCGAGGAAAATTCGAATAAGGGATTCGCCAGCTATATCGCCGATTTGTTGGTAAAGTGCAAGATTCAGAAGACGTTGCTGCATTGCGTATTAACGTCAGTGAGAAATTTCGATCATGACATGACGTTCGCGGAGGATGTACTGCTGTTCAACAACTTTCAGCCGTGCAATTCGGAGAACAGAATGGGGGAGCACGTGGAGGCTTTCCAAATCCAACTATTAAGGTTGATTCAATCGTTAATAGTTCTGGAACATTCCATATTTCCCGCACCAAAGTCTGCACTAGCACAAGTAAATGCGGATGCTCCTAGTGGGGAGCATCTCAACTATAAACCAACAGTTTTGATACCGAAGCAGCAGATCTTTCTCTCAGCTATTTTGAGCGCCCTGCGCAATGAGAACATGAGGAACATGCATGAGAAGTGGTTGAATATGGTATGCTGTTGTTTGCCTTATTTTGGGGATAATTTAAAGCAGATTTCTATGAGTGTTATCCATCAG GTTTGTAATAATATCGAGAAAATAGCGTCCAGCTATAAAGCATCCAAATTGGATGACTTCGAACTCGGTGCCGACTACACAGTGGTACAATTAGAATCTCTGACTATTCTGTGCCATTACTGCCTTCTGGATGCTACGCAAACCATAAATCAAAACGTGCCCCCCTCTGCGATCACCCCCACTGGCACCAATCCAGGAGAGATTTTAAATAACCTCATGAACGTGTTTTTCTCTCCATTGGGCACtgacattaatttttctaccAAACAAAATTCAGACCACTACCAACTCGCCAGGAAAACTATTCTCAGTCACATGCCAAGGATTATTTCCAGCGTAGCCAAACTTTGGCAGACTGTTGTGG GCCTGGAAGTGGAATGTGACAGCGTTTATGGAAGCTCCAAAATAGTAAAGCAACAATTACTTGAATTTCTTAGTCCTATAGCCGTGCACCATGGGGCAAGTTTTCTGGCCGCAATGGCGGTGGCTTGGTACGAGCGGCGAAATCACTTTAGCAGTATCAAGGCC GTCTTGCCAGAGCCTACTGCAGGCCAAAGCAACTTGGTATATCTAATTTCGGCCATACGAGTAATCCCACTCGACAATCTAGTACAAACAGTGACCGCTGTGATAAAAAATCCTCCGCCCTGCGAGGGAGTCGGACCTGATGTTTGTTTGGACATGGCCATATTGGAGTTATTTTATTG TTACATGCGCAATGCCTCTGCTACTCAGTTATCTGAGGCTTGGACATCTTTGTTGTCCCTGATAAGGGAGGTGAACGCCCTTAGTTCACCTGCGCAGTTTCTGCTCGCTGCCATTTTGCACGAAATGATGATCAAGTGCTGTCCATTGGAGGAGAGGAAGGATCAGAAGGATTTACAGGATGTCACCGCAAAG CTCATTGATTGTGTCTCCCAAGTCTGCGGCTCCTGCCTGGAACAAACTACCTGGCTAAGGCGTAATTTCGCAGTTCGAGAGCAAGAAGAAGACTCGACCCCTGAGACGAGCCTTACCACGGGAGCCCCATCAGATCTCGTTTACAGCTCTAGTCATAGTGTGCAGGCCCAGTTG GTTTTAGCGGAAATTCTTGCCCCCATCTTGGATATTTGCTTCGGCTCTTCAGAGAAGGATAAAGTAAACAATATCCTGGCCTCATTAATGTGCAATATAGTGCCCTACTTAAAAACGCATACCTTGAAGAATATGCCTAGCTTCAATGCGTGCTCCAAGTTATTGTCCAGCTTGAGCAGCTACCAGTACACTCGCAAAGCGTGGAAAAAGGACGTTTTCGATTTGCTGTTGGACAATAGTTTGTTCCAAATGGATTATTCTTGTTTGAAGTTTTGGAAGGTGATTGTGGACAATCTAATGACCCATGACAATACTACTTTCAGAGATTTGATGA GTCGCGTTTCGATGACTCAGAGTGGAACCTTAGGCATTTTCTCGTCTAGAGAACAGGAGTACGAGCAAAAGGCCCAGCTCCTCAAACGGTTGGCCTACGTTATATTTTGCAGTGAAATCGACCAGTATGCCAAGTACATGCCTGAAATTCAAG aacaattgACTTCGAGTTTAAGACTGAACGTGCCTGGCATCCAGGCGCAAGTGTTCATGTGTTTTCGAGTGCTTCTAGTCCGAATGAGCCCGCTGCACGTGACCAGTCTCTGGCCAATCATAATAAGTGAAATGCTGCAAGTATTTTTGCAGATCGAACAGGAACTAAGTACCGACACTGAGGAATTTAG AATGAATAACAG CTCTCACATCAAATTGTTGTCATCGCTGGACGCAAGTTGGGCCACCAATAGCAGCAACGGTCTGCACGCCTTGGGCCATCCACATTGGCTCCGACTGCAACTTGCCGCAGCGAAATTGCTAGATTTGGCCCTATTATTGCCTGCCACCACACTACCGCAATTCCAAAT GTACAGATGGGCCTTTGTAGGCGATGACCTCAACAGTAAATTTCCATCCACCGACCACATTGGCTTTACCCCTCATGTAGTCCGAATAGCGAGTCAGATGGACGAGAAATTCGCAGACGCTCAAATCGACGTTCTGCCAATGAAACGCAACGAGCTCCTGTTGACCATGAACGGCATATCGAAGCTGAGAGATCTCCATAGCTTCTTCAAGACGCTGAGTTCCTGTTCGGACAGGCACAGGAGCGAATGCACCAAGTCCATGACTAGTGACAACCTGTTCACTGATAGGCAGTCTGATAAGCAATTGGACATGATTTTGGAAAAGATAGATAAGGTTGTGGAGGGTGATTTTTTGGATAGGATTCCCAGGTAA